Sequence from the Sinorhizobium meliloti genome:
GGTTTCTCCTGCGGTGCCCAGTGTCCGCAATCTGGTATCGTGAGGCTCTGCTTGAGATTGGGAACGAGGTCAGGCATCGCATCGATAATCTGCCGCATGCCCGGCATGCTCAAACCGACATCCTGCTCTCCCACCATATAGAGGGCAGGAACCTCGATCTTCAGGCCGCTGAGCGAGCGCTGAAGGTGCCAATTGGCATCGAGGTTGCGATAGTAGTTGAGCGCGCCTCTGAACCCGGTTCTCCTAAAGGAGTTGACGTACTGGGCGAGGTCCGCCTCACTCAACCAGCGCGGTAGCACGTCGGGAGTCGGCAGTGTTGGGAGCAACCCGGTATTCCGTGACACCATGTTGAACGGGTTTGGGGTACCGTCGCCTTCTCTTCGAGGTCCAGCCTCACGCGAGGCGGAGAACAGAATCTTGCGGAGCGTGGCGTCCACATTCCGATCAAGTTCAGCTTCCGCCACTCCCGGCTCCTGGAAATAGAGAGTGTAGAATAGTTCATCGTCGGTCTGGGGAAAGAAGGTCGTGGGCGGCGCGGGAGGGGCGTCCATCATAGGAACACCTATCGCTACAACTCCTTTGAAGCGATCTGGCCGCAAGAGGGTTGCTTGCCAGGCAACTGTGCTGCCCCAGTCATTCCCAACGATGATTGCGTTCTCGCAGCTTAGCGCATCGAGCAGGCCCACCAAGTCCCCCACCAGATCAAACGTCGAATATCGAGTCACCTCGGCCGGACTGTCCGTCTCGCCATAGCCCCGCATATCAGGTGCAACAGCGTGAAAGCCCGCTGCTGCCAGCGCCGCAACCTGGTGTCTCCATGCGTAGGAGGTTTCCGGAAATCCGTGGGCGAAAAGGACGACTGGTCCTTCGCCCTGTTCCTCAATGTGAATGTTAAGACCGTTGACGGCCAGCTTGCGACACGGCATGACGAACTCCCCTGTTGTTCCGAAACAATCTATGTTACAGAAAACGTGACGTCAAGTTTCCGAAACACGGCGAGTTACACAATGTCCGACACCCGTCTTGCCCGAATGCTTCATGTTCTCGTTCATATGCATCTTCTTGGTGGCGGCGAGACCTCGGAGACGATTGCAAAGATGCTGAACACCAACCCGGTCGTTGTGCGCCGGACTATGGCCGCTCTCAAGGAAAAGGGCATTGTGAGGTCAGCAGGAGGACGAAGCGGGGGCTGGCGGATCGCGAAGGGAGCCGACGAGATCACGGTCGAGCAGGTCCACGATGCCCTGCAGACCGGATCAGCATTCTCAATTGCCCTTTCAAGGGACCACATTACCTGTCCCGTGGAAGGTGCGGTCAACACCTTCTTGGATCAGGCCATGGCAGATGCCGAGCGCGCCCTTCGGACACGCTTTGCAGGTACCACTATCCAGGATTTGGCTAATGCCTTCGTCTGAGTTTGTCTCATAGTGGAATGTTGGCATCGGCGAGCTGCACGAAACATCCGTCTCGTTTGGCCGCTCCAACCCAATCTGTTTTAGGGACCGCCTTGCCTATGCTTCGACCGCTACACGGCCCAGGGGCTTGGAGCAGCAAGCGAGGATGAATCCTTCGTCCACGTCCTCATCCGTGATGCCGCCATTGTGCACCATGTGGACCTGGCCTTCTGTCTTGCGCACCTTGCAGGTGCCGCAGATCCCCATCGAGCAGCCCGACGGGATCACCAGCCCTGCAGCCTTTGCCGCCGCCAGTATCGTGTCCGTCTCGCTGCATCTGGTCGTGACGCCGGAGAGGGCGAAGGCGATCTCGGCATGGTTCTGCTCATCGGGGATCACATCCTCGGGGACGTCTTCGGCATGCCCGGGCTCCGCCGTGAAGCTCTCCTGATGGTAGCGGCTCATATCGTAGCCAAGTCCGGCAAGCGCCTCGCGGACGGCCCGCATAAAGGGCCCCGGACCGCAGCAGAACACTTCGCGCTCGAGATAATCCTGCGCCATCAGGCCGAGCATGATCTGATTGAACATGCCCCGGTAGCCGGTCCAGGGCCGGAACGGGTCTGGCTCTTCGACCACCCATTTCAGGTCGATGCCGACGATGCGCGACGCCATGAGTTCCATCCTGTCGCGCAGAATGATCTCGGAGGGTCGGCGCGCGCAATTGATGAAGACAATGTCCGGCTCGCGTCCGGAATCGTAGAGCCAGGTGGTCATCGCCACCATCGGGGTGATGCCCGAGCCGGCCGAGATGAACAGGTATTTATCAGCCGGGTGATGCACGATCGAGAATTTTCCCGCCGGCCCGATAGCCCTGATGCGCATGCCCTTATGTAGATTGTCCAGCATCCACCGTGTGCCGGTGGACCCGTCCTGCGCTTTGACCGTGATCGTCAGTGCGGTTGGCCGCGAGGGTGCAGAAGAGATGGTATAGGTGCGATAGAGCGGTCCGCCCGGCGCGGGCAGTTCCAGAGTGACGAACTGCCCCGGATCATGGTTGAACAGCGCCCCGGAAGGACTTTGAAAGCTGAAGGTCACCACATTGGGAGCTTCCGGCGTGCGCGTGACGCATTCAAGCGGCTCGGCATCACTCCAGAAACTGAGCTGCTTGAACTGGGTCATCTGCTCACTCCGCAGCCACTTGACGCGGCGCAAGGGCGCGCTCCAGCGAGGCCGCATACCAGTCGACGAACTGCATGACGCCGCTTTCCTGACCCGGTGAATAGGGACCGGGCACGTAAGCCGGAGAGAGGATCCCTTGCTGGTTCGTTTCGACGATCTCGCGATCTTCGTCATTGGTGGCGATCCAGACCTCCGTCAGGCGCTTGAGGTCGTAGTCGACTCCTTCGACCGCATCCTTGTGTACGAGCCAGGTCGTCGTGACCTCGGTTTCGGTCGGACTGATCGGCATAACCCTGAAGGTGAGTGAGTGATCCGGCAGGAAGTGGTTCCACGTCGACGGATAGTGGAACATCAGGAGCGTGCCGGCATCCGGCGGGGCAACCCGGCCCAGATGCCGGGAAACAGCGGCCTTGCCGTCCATCGTATAGCTCAACGCCTTTTCCTGCAGCGGCATACGTGCGAGGCGATACTGACCGTCGCCAGCAAGGACGAATTGCGCCGGTGTGCCGGCGGCTTCGCAACGGTCGAAATGCACCTGGAGCTTCTTAGATACTCCGCCATCGGCCTGAACACCGGCAACTTCCGGGTCGAGCGGGAAGGAGCGGCAGAGTGCCGGATGGTTGCTGCTGCAATGATAGCACTCGCGGTTGTTCTCCCAGACCAGCTTCCAGTTGCCTTTCTCGATGATCGTAGAGGTGAACGCGACCTTGGCATCCTTGAGGTCGTGAACCTCCAGATAGGGGCGCGCCAGCTGTGCGAATGTTTGGAAATCCGGCGGCGTATCGGAAAGACAGATATAGATGAGGCCGTCGAGATTGCGCAGGTTGACGGGTTTCAGGCCGTATTTCGAAGCATCGAAATCGGGACCCATGTCGTTCGCCCAGATCAATTTACCGTCAAGCTCATAGGTCCATTGGTGGTAGGGACAGACAAGCTTCGCCACCTGCCCCTGGCGTGCCTTGCAGATCAACGATCCGCGGTGGCGGCAGGAATTATGAAACGCACGGACTTCACCGTCACGGCTACGGACAATGACCACTTCATAGGCGCCCACGCGTAACGTGACATAGCTGCCGGTCCTTGCGAGCTGGCAGGCCGGAACGGCATAGAGCCATTCCCTGTAGAAAATGTGCTGCAGGTCGAGCGCGTAGACCTCGGGCGAGACGTAGAAGGGCTGCTCCAGGCTGAAGCCCGATAGACGGCGATCGAGCCGCTGATGAATCGAGGTCGGGTTAGCTGTCATTGGCAAATTCCCGGGCGATGGTTCAATTCAGATCAATCATGCTTGCAAACCGGACCGTCTGGCAATAGCGTTAAATTTCACTTTGGATTAGCTGAAATAATCTCAAAGCCTACCCACTCCTGCGGGAGAACATATAACGGGACCCTTATGCCACGCCCTTATGAATTCTCTTCGATGACCGCCCTCGTCTGCTTCGAGGCGGCGGCGCGAAATGCGAGCTTCAAGAAAGCCGCTCAAGAGCTGAATGTGACGCCGGCGGCGGTCAGCCACCAGATCAAAGCGCTGGAGATTGACCTTAAATGCAGCCTGTTCCTGCGCCACCACCGAGGTGTGGAACTGACCGAGAAGGGAGCGCTTCTGTTCATCGCAATTGAACGCGGATTCGAGACGATTTCGGAAGCCATTACCCAGATCCGCGAGCGCCCCGAAACCGTCGACGTGACCATCGGCGCGACCACGGCGTTCAGCTCACTCTGGCTCACACCGAAGATTTCGGCCTTCTGGAAGATACATCCCTCCATCACCGTGTCACAGGTCGTTAGCGACGTGCCCGGAATGACCGGCCGCTGCGACTTGACGATCCATTACGGCAACCCCCAGGAGAACGGTGTAGAATACAGGAAACTCTTTCAGGACCACATTATCGCGCTGGGAACGACACGATTTGCCGCCGAGTACCGGATCTCCCGGCTCGAGGCTCTGCTCAAAGCACCCTTGATCCATTCAAGCAGCAAGGAGACTGGCTGGACCAGCTGGCACGACTGGTTTGCCGCACTCGGATTTCCCGCCCCTAAGGGCCGCAGCTTTTACGTCAACAATTACATGATCGCGCTTCAGGCGGCTCAGGACGATGTTGGAGCAGTGCTGGGGTGGGACGGGCTCGTCGGAAGCCTCGTCAACGAAGGGCGGCTAGTCAAGCTCGTGCAAGAAAGCATTCCCTCACCTGTCGGCTTTCATCTGAGGATACATCGGCGCGCGACTGCAAAGGCGCGGCTGTTCGCGGATTGGCTTGCTACGAGCCCCTGACGAGGGGGCAGTGCTCCTGCGAGCCGCCGAGCGTGACGACATTGCCCACACGTTCCACTTACTGCGACCCAGCTTTCGTTGGGCTCCGGACCTGGGGCTGCCTTGGTTGATTATGCAATGGTTGACTGGCTGTTTTCGGGACGAAGCCCAATCGGCCTCAACGACTGGCGTGGGCGCGCAAAGCTGACGTCGCTGAGTGCTCCGTAAGTCTCAAGCCAGGCCGAACCTAGAACGCAGTTGCGGAGAACTCGGCGACCCGCGCAGCAGGACGCCAAGCTCCTCACAAACGAGTTCAAATGGACTGGGCGAGAGGTTCGCTCACAGCTATCAGACCGTGTGTGTTTCGGATCAAAACGGCGGCCCGCTCTCCGATGACAACGCACGGCGCCATCGTGTTGCCATGATCCGGGGCATGATCGAAGAATCCGCGATACGGAGGCCGTCGATACCGTATACCTTGAGCTCATTGTCGACCACCGACATGTTGTCGCGTCCCATCTTGGCTGTGCAGGACTGATGCCAATAGGTGACTGCTGAGCGCCGGATAAAGTCGATCATTCCTGATCTGTCGCGCTGCCCCGGAGCGGTTTCGCCCGTCACCAAAGGTCTAAAGCCATCGCTGTTTCCAAGTTCGCGGCATAATTCCACTGCGGCCAACGCGGCTGCCATGTCTTCCGGCTCACTGAGTGAGTTTGGCTCAATCAGGACGGGGTCGTTTATATCGGGGCCAGAGAGCCTCAATCGGCCGCGGCTTTTCGGCTGTGCGAGACCATTGAACATGGTCCAGCCGTGCTCCGGTGTTTCGAGACCGGCCTCAAGCGGCGACGGGACGGCGAACTCCAACTGGCACTGGAGGACGTCAGGCTGGGACAGACGTGCGTCACTCTTCCAGTAGAGGTTTGCCTCGCAGCCGCTACCCCCCACTGCTTCCGGTTTTCGGTAGGCCCAGGTGCAGCCGAAGGCGAGATGATCCTGATGATTGCGACCAACACCCGGCAGGTGTTGCACGACTGGGATGCCATGCGATTGCAGTTCGTTTTCCGGGCCGATTCCGGACTGCATAAGGACCTTCGGCGTATTGATCGCGCCAAGTGACAGCACCGTTTCGCAATGCGCCATGAACTGGCGTCGCCGACCATCGATCAGAGCTTCCACACCTCTTACCCGCTTACCATCGAAGATGAGACGCGTAACCAACGCCTCGGTGATCACCATCAAATTTGGACGCGACAGCAGCGGATCAACATAGGATTCAAACACCGTTTCCCGCTTGCCCTTCCGGATACGCAGTTCAGCAATCGATGCACCGCCAGATGCCTCCATCATTTCGCCGTTCGTGGTATTATAGAGAGGTATCCCTATGGCAGATGCCGCGTTCAACAGGGCCTCCGCCACTGCCTGCGGAGAAGTAGGCTGCGCCACATATGCAGGCCCACCTACCCCGCGACGAGTAGGGTCCGGAGCGCCTTGCCAGTTTTCGATCCGGCGATAGTAGCCAAGGATCGACTGATAGCCCCAGGCGTCATCCCCGGCCTCTGCGGCAAAGTGATTCCAATCTTCCTTATGTCCCCTGGCCCATACCATGACGTTGATGCTCGAACCGCCGCCAAGCCCTTTGCCCATGCTGAGAGGAAGTCGTCGGCCATCCAGACCAGGTGTCGGTTGTCCAACGAAGCCCCAGTCCCGGCTGGAGCCAAGATTCAACGGCCATTGCGCAGGGTTCGATACTGTCTCGGATTTATGATCTCCACCTGCTTCGAGCAGGAGAACGCTCGCGTTTCCATTCTCTGCCAGGCGCGCTGCAACAACCGAGCCGCTGGACCCAGCGCCGCAGACGATGAAGTCGAAGACATCGCCGACCGTGTTGTGCGCGAAAGACGTATTTGCAGGTACATTTTCATCATGGGTATACAGTTTCACGTGAGTTCCTCCGTAAATTAATTCTGGTAAAGTTGCTGAAGTGGTGGTCGCGAAAGACGAGGAAATGCTCATGGATCTTGGAAGGATCCGACGCCCTACCGGCATCTCGCTCGGGCCTGCGGTCTGTTTAACAGATTTGTTTCAGCGTCATCGGGAGGGTCTCGACCTTCCCGATGACGCGAAGTCGATCATTGCTTTTTCGCCGACACGGTCTTGGCGGCCTGATCAATGGTATCGGCGATGGCCGCAGGCTGCGTCATGAACAAGGCGTGGCTTGCCGACACCTTGGTGATCTTCGCCTTGATGCGCTCAGCCATGTGGATCAGCATGGCCTGATCAAAAGCTTTGTCCTCGGTGGCAATAACAGCCCAGCTAGGCTTGGTGCGCCATGCCGCATTCTCGAGCTTCGTGGCGAACGCCGACATGTTGATTGGCACCTGCGCGTCCCTCATGAACGCAACATCGGCATCGCTGACGTCATGAGCGAACCCAGCCTTGAACTTTGCCGGGCTGACATATCCAAAACCATCCTTTGTGGTCTCGATGACGAACTCCGCTGCCGGAGCAAATCCTTCGTATTGCTGAGCCGTCGTTTCGCCGGCATCGGGTGAGAGAGCGGAGACATAGACGAGACCGGCAACCTTCGGATCGATGCCAGTCTCCGTGATGACAGTACCGCCCCAGGAATGTCCGACGAGAATGACCGGACCATCCTGCCGCTCGAGCGCACGTCTGGTGGCGGCAACGTCGTCTTCGAGCGAGGTCAGAGGGTTCTGGACGATTGTGACGCGATAGCCGCGCTTCGTAAGATTGTCGTAAACGCCCTTCCAGCCAGAGCCATCAGCAAATGCGCCATGGACGAGCACAACGTTTTTGACGGCCTGGCTTTCAGGGATGGTGTCGGCGGCGTTTGCGGGCATTGCGGCGGATATGGCGGCGGCTGCGATTGCGGCAACGGTGGTAGTGGCCGTGCGTGTCATGGCTTTTTCCTTTCGTTGATAGCGATAACTGTTATCGCGATATATTTAAGTTGTCAGATATTGAACTGCTCGTCAACATATTTCTTATCGCGATATTGGTTTTCGCGGTAACCTTGATTATATTGGTGCGCAAAGGAGCCCAGAATGACCAAACCCCATAATGATCCACCGCCATTGCACGATCAGTTGTGCTACGCGATTTACACTGCTGGCATCGCCATTCAGCGCGCCTACAAGCCCCTCCTCGACGAATTGGGCCTGACTTACCCGCAGTATCTCGTGCTCAACGTTTTGTGGAGCGAAGATGAGCAAACGGTCGGCGCCATTGCCAACACCCTTGCACTGGAATCCAGCACTCTTACACCACTCTTGAAGCGCCTTGAGACATCCGGCTTGTTGCGCAGGACCCGAAACCTCAGCAACGAGCGGCAAGTGGTGATCGCGTTGACCGAAAAAGGTCGGGCATTGCAGCACAGGGCAGGCTGCCTCAGCGACACGTTGCTTGCAGCTTCGACCCAGACGCCCCCGGAGTTGGCCGCTTTGAACCGCGACGTGCGCTATCTCCGCAACGCGATCTACTCGCAGATTGGCGGGTGGGACACACCCGCCTGATCTGCAGGGGGCGCCTACGCCGTGGGCACCGTACCTCCGTCGATCGTGTATTCGGTACCCGTGATCGAAGATGCGCGGTCGGGGGCGAGGAATGCGATCAGATCTGCGACCTCTTCAGGATTCGCCGGCCGACCAAGCGGAATGCCACCCAGTGCATCCATGATGATCTTCTTGCCGCCTTCCAGATCAGTACCGGCTTGCTTAGCCAAGCGCTCGGCCAAACGGACTGAGGCCTCCGTTGCGATCCACCCAGGCGACACCCGCACGACCCGGATACCTTTGGACGAAATTTCCTTCGCTATCGACTTGCCGTAAGTCGAAAGCGCTGCTTTTGCCGCTGCATACGCGGTCGTCGATTCCGGAAGCGGCATGACCCCCTGGATGGATGTCACGTGCACGACCACCCCGCATCCTCGGGCAACCATGTCCGGGACAAGGAGCCGATCAAGTCGAACAGCCGGAAACAGATTGAGTGACAGCTCCTTGTCCCATTCTCTTCGGATAGCGCCGCAAAGCCACCCCCGGCTGCTGAAGAGCCTCCAAGCATATGGACAATGATATCGACGTCACCCAGGCGCTGACGCGCGGCGTCAGCAACAATTGCACATCCTTCTTCGGGTGGTCAGGTCAGCTTCTACGAACAACTCTTCCGGGAGGCTTTCCGGACGCGCCCGCGCCGTCGTCAGCACCTGTGCACCGAGTTCGCGAAACAGGTTGACCGTCGCAGCGCCGGCGCCTTTCGTTGCAGCGGTGATGAGCGCGCGTTTACCTCTAAGATTGAGAAAATCGATCATCACTTGATCTCCAGTCTGGCGATTTTGTCGTTTTTGGTGGTGAAGGCGAAGGTGAGCGTCACCGGACTGCCGGGGAACTGACCGCTTACATTCGCGCGGACGAGCGCTTTGTCGCCGTCGCGTGTGGCTTCGACAGGGTCAGCGACGTAGTTGGTCGCTGTTTTCACAGCCGCCCACCATTGGCGAATTGCGGCAATGCCTCGGTGGCGAGCGCCTTCGTCTTCGACAACTGCGTCATCCAAAAAGGTCTCTGAAAACGCTTCCACATCATTGCGGCGGTCGGCGTCAAAGTACGCGGTAACTGTTGGGGGCATATCCATTGTGTTTCTCCACATGATCTGACCAGAAACTTACCCCTCGACCATTGCACAGATAAGTGGGATAAACCGGCGTGCGATAGTGAACAAATCGGGACAATGGAACAACCCAATCTCAAAGAGCTGGAAGCGATCATCGCGATTGCACGGCGCGGCACATCCCGCGCAGCGGCCATCGATCTCGGCATGTCCACGACAGCGCTAAGCCACACAGTAGGCAGACTTGAAGCGGGACTCGGCGTCCGATTGTTCAACCGAACCACGCGCAGCGTCTCGCTGACGGATGCCGGCAGGCTCTTTATGCAACAGGTCGCGCCTTCCCTTCAGGATCTCCGTACCGCTCTGGAGACCGTGCGCTCGCAACGCGAAACACCTTCCGGAACGATACGTATCAACGCAGCACCCTTTGCCGCGCGCGCCATCATCTCACCGCTCGTACTTGAGTTCCTGCGCCCTTATCCAGACATGCACGTCGATATCGTCACCGAGGGAAAATTGGTGGATGTCGTCGGCGACGGATTCGATCTAGGCGTCAGGGTTGCGGGCCTTGTACCCACCGACATGATTGCCGTTTCGCTCGGCCGGCCACAGCGACATGCGGTGGTCGGCTCTCCCGAGTAGTTCGAGAAGTATGGGAAGCCACTGGCCCCCCGACCTTTTCAATCACAAATGCATCCGCGTTCGTCTTCCCGATGGATCACTGTTTCGGTGGCGCTTCGAAAAGGACGGGGAACAGGTGCAAATTGATGTGCGCGGCCCGATAACGTTGGATGAAGCGAGCCTTACGAGAACCGCCGTTCTCGATAGTGCCGGCGTAGGATACATTTTCGAACAAGACATTCTCCCGGACATCGACGCGGGGCGCGTTATCCGTATTCTGGAAGACTGGACACCGCCCTATCCGGGGCTTTGCCTCCACTATCCTGGGCGGCGCAATCTATCGGCTGGGGTCAGGGCTTTCTTGGAACTAGCTCGTGAACTCTCGCGACGGGCGACCGGGTGACCCGTCGATGGAGCGCCACACTGCGCCAACTGCGTCGCTTTGAAGGTATTAGTACTCCCGACCCAGCGACTAACGCACAAGGATTGGTAACTATGATAGCGCCTTACGCAGGTTCTCGGCATTCAATGGCAGGTGTTCGGCGACAGTCATTTCGATGACATCTGACACCTCAGCGACTTTCGCGAGAAGACTGACGACGGTATCAAGTGTGAGCCTGCCCGTCGACGATACTCTCAGCTGCTCAGATAGGCCTTCGGGGTTGCTGTCGTCGCACGGCGCACGCGCCTCCTATTGCGCGTTCCGGACGATCATTACGAAAGCAGACTGACTGCTTCCCAGAACCCAAGGGGGTGGTGTGAACGACCGGAGTGAGGGCGCAAAGCGGCCTATCCGAATTGCCGCTGGCGAAGGCCAACAACGGGT
This genomic interval carries:
- a CDS encoding MarR family winged helix-turn-helix transcriptional regulator — encoded protein: MTKPHNDPPPLHDQLCYAIYTAGIAIQRAYKPLLDELGLTYPQYLVLNVLWSEDEQTVGAIANTLALESSTLTPLLKRLETSGLLRRTRNLSNERQVVIALTEKGRALQHRAGCLSDTLLAASTQTPPELAALNRDVRYLRNAIYSQIGGWDTPA
- the stc4 gene encoding stachydrine N-demethylase reductase subunit Stc4, which produces MTQFKQLSFWSDAEPLECVTRTPEAPNVVTFSFQSPSGALFNHDPGQFVTLELPAPGGPLYRTYTISSAPSRPTALTITVKAQDGSTGTRWMLDNLHKGMRIRAIGPAGKFSIVHHPADKYLFISAGSGITPMVAMTTWLYDSGREPDIVFINCARRPSEIILRDRMELMASRIVGIDLKWVVEEPDPFRPWTGYRGMFNQIMLGLMAQDYLEREVFCCGPGPFMRAVREALAGLGYDMSRYHQESFTAEPGHAEDVPEDVIPDEQNHAEIAFALSGVTTRCSETDTILAAAKAAGLVIPSGCSMGICGTCKVRKTEGQVHMVHNGGITDEDVDEGFILACCSKPLGRVAVEA
- a CDS encoding LysR substrate-binding domain-containing protein, with product MPRPYEFSSMTALVCFEAAARNASFKKAAQELNVTPAAVSHQIKALEIDLKCSLFLRHHRGVELTEKGALLFIAIERGFETISEAITQIRERPETVDVTIGATTAFSSLWLTPKISAFWKIHPSITVSQVVSDVPGMTGRCDLTIHYGNPQENGVEYRKLFQDHIIALGTTRFAAEYRISRLEALLKAPLIHSSSKETGWTSWHDWFAALGFPAPKGRSFYVNNYMIALQAAQDDVGAVLGWDGLVGSLVNEGRLVKLVQESIPSPVGFHLRIHRRATAKARLFADWLATSP
- a CDS encoding aromatic ring-hydroxylating oxygenase subunit alpha; the protein is MTANPTSIHQRLDRRLSGFSLEQPFYVSPEVYALDLQHIFYREWLYAVPACQLARTGSYVTLRVGAYEVVIVRSRDGEVRAFHNSCRHRGSLICKARQGQVAKLVCPYHQWTYELDGKLIWANDMGPDFDASKYGLKPVNLRNLDGLIYICLSDTPPDFQTFAQLARPYLEVHDLKDAKVAFTSTIIEKGNWKLVWENNRECYHCSSNHPALCRSFPLDPEVAGVQADGGVSKKLQVHFDRCEAAGTPAQFVLAGDGQYRLARMPLQEKALSYTMDGKAAVSRHLGRVAPPDAGTLLMFHYPSTWNHFLPDHSLTFRVMPISPTETEVTTTWLVHKDAVEGVDYDLKRLTEVWIATNDEDREIVETNQQGILSPAYVPGPYSPGQESGVMQFVDWYAASLERALAPRQVAAE
- a CDS encoding alpha/beta fold hydrolase, which encodes MPCRKLAVNGLNIHIEEQGEGPVVLFAHGFPETSYAWRHQVAALAAAGFHAVAPDMRGYGETDSPAEVTRYSTFDLVGDLVGLLDALSCENAIIVGNDWGSTVAWQATLLRPDRFKGVVAIGVPMMDAPPAPPTTFFPQTDDELFYTLYFQEPGVAEAELDRNVDATLRKILFSASREAGPRREGDGTPNPFNMVSRNTGLLPTLPTPDVLPRWLSEADLAQYVNSFRRTGFRGALNYYRNLDANWHLQRSLSGLKIEVPALYMVGEQDVGLSMPGMRQIIDAMPDLVPNLKQSLTIPDCGHWAPQEKPHEVSEAIIAFSRSAYFR
- a CDS encoding alpha/beta fold hydrolase, producing MTRTATTTVAAIAAAAISAAMPANAADTIPESQAVKNVVLVHGAFADGSGWKGVYDNLTKRGYRVTIVQNPLTSLEDDVAATRRALERQDGPVILVGHSWGGTVITETGIDPKVAGLVYVSALSPDAGETTAQQYEGFAPAAEFVIETTKDGFGYVSPAKFKAGFAHDVSDADVAFMRDAQVPINMSAFATKLENAAWRTKPSWAVIATEDKAFDQAMLIHMAERIKAKITKVSASHALFMTQPAAIADTIDQAAKTVSAKKQ
- a CDS encoding Rrf2 family transcriptional regulator; its protein translation is MSDTRLARMLHVLVHMHLLGGGETSETIAKMLNTNPVVVRRTMAALKEKGIVRSAGGRSGGWRIAKGADEITVEQVHDALQTGSAFSIALSRDHITCPVEGAVNTFLDQAMADAERALRTRFAGTTIQDLANAFV
- a CDS encoding nuclear transport factor 2 family protein, with the translated sequence MDMPPTVTAYFDADRRNDVEAFSETFLDDAVVEDEGARHRGIAAIRQWWAAVKTATNYVADPVEATRDGDKALVRANVSGQFPGSPVTLTFAFTTKNDKIARLEIK